In Microscilla marina ATCC 23134, one genomic interval encodes:
- a CDS encoding lipid A deacylase LpxR family protein, which produces MHYILSITIAVFFCLSSIGGVAQTQQLSVEYANDLFTQTDQYYTQGIRLNYASVALTKAWLNRLMIKLPRPSSFVQSGIQLKHEVFTPTDLGTGQVLPNDRPYAGALHIAWWYTQQDTLKQQSLTSAMYLGTIGPAAFAEGMQKTIHEVVNSEQPQGWDNQVAADLIVGYSLRYEKALLGNIHRTNISGLAKVQLSTLITSASVGARAHWSSSHRAQLGVQLYGVAYQSWVGYNATLQGGLFNTSSPHKLSNDQIERWLTSLKLGVTLSYGRANIGYAWHYVSPEFVQAQSHRWGALKIGIGF; this is translated from the coding sequence ACCCAACAACTGAGCGTGGAATACGCCAACGATTTGTTTACCCAAACCGACCAATACTACACCCAAGGCATTCGGTTAAACTACGCTTCAGTTGCCTTGACCAAGGCTTGGCTAAACCGTTTGATGATCAAGTTGCCCAGGCCATCATCCTTTGTGCAAAGCGGTATACAACTAAAGCACGAGGTGTTTACCCCTACCGATTTGGGCACGGGGCAAGTGCTACCCAACGACCGCCCCTATGCTGGAGCATTGCACATTGCCTGGTGGTATACCCAACAAGATACACTTAAACAGCAAAGCCTGACCAGTGCCATGTATTTGGGCACTATAGGTCCGGCTGCCTTTGCCGAAGGCATGCAAAAAACCATTCATGAAGTAGTGAATAGCGAACAACCCCAGGGTTGGGACAATCAGGTGGCGGCTGACTTGATTGTGGGCTACAGCCTAAGGTATGAAAAAGCCTTGTTAGGCAATATCCATCGCACCAACATAAGTGGGCTGGCAAAGGTGCAATTAAGCACATTGATTACCTCAGCCAGTGTGGGGGCACGTGCGCACTGGAGCAGTTCCCACCGGGCACAGTTAGGGGTACAATTGTATGGCGTGGCTTACCAAAGTTGGGTAGGGTACAACGCCACCTTGCAAGGTGGGTTGTTCAATACTAGTAGCCCACACAAACTGTCAAACGATCAGATCGAACGTTGGCTTACTTCGCTTAAACTAGGGGTAACCTTAAGCTATGGTAGGGCAAACATAGGCTATGCCTGGCACTATGTCAGCCCTGAGTTTGTTCAAGCCCAAAGCCACCGTTGGGGAGCTCTAAAGATAGGGATAGGGTTTTGA